GGCCGAGCGGGTGGTAGCGAGAACCAGGAGCGGGATGCCATACGTGGACATGGCGAAGGCAAGAGCGTCCACCGTGCGCGGCAGGTAGATACCGCGTAGCAGTCCTGCCGTGTGGAGGGCGTGCCGGGGTCCGGCGATCAGGTCGGTCATCGTCGCTTTCGTCAAGGAGCGCAGCCCGCCTCAGCGGGATGGAGGAAGAGAAGAGCCAGCCGGTCAGGCGAGGGACTGACGCATGCCCTGGGCGTATGCCACGCAGCTGCGGAGGCCGTCTTGAATCCGAGGTCGGAGCCCGTGTCGCTGGCCGGGCTACGCGGCCTGCCGTGCGCCGTCGAACGCCCCCCCCTGGCCGAGAGGTCGGCTCCGCCATGTCCGGCGATCCATGACTCCACGGCGGTCTTCGGACCGGTAAGGCTTTCGACGGCCGCCGGCGAGACCCCGAAACCGACCTCTCCGTTCCGTTCCTGGCACCGCCCGGATACGTCGCCGATGACCAGGAGCTGGAGGGTGGCCCGTACCCGTGTCACGAAGGTGCTGGTGACGCCCGGGTAGTTGTGGGCACGGGCCCAGCTGGCGGCTTCGTCGTAGACCTCGGCCAGCTGCGTACCGGACTCGGTGAGACTGAGGCCCTGTCGTGCACGGACGAGGCCGAGAGTGTGCGCCTGTTCGGTGGCGTGCCGGAGCTGATGCGGCGAGAGATCCGGGAGGGTACGTGCCAGGCCGCGGGGCGGGATGGAGCCGTTGTCGTCCATCTCGGTGATCAGTCGGATCAGTTCGGGTGAGGACAGGGCCGAGCAGGAACGCTCGAACTCGTCCCGGCGCGGTGTGGAAGTCATCGGCGCGCACCTCCCGCCCTGAGTGCCGTCTGCATGCGAGCCGGGTTGGCGTGGGAGAACAGGTCGCCATAGGCAGGGCGTGCCGGTCGGGTCGGCACGGCCGGCTGGGGAATGCGGGGCCGATGGCTGGTCCAGTGCTTCGGGGCCGTACGCGAAGCACGCTCCGCGTTCCCCCAGACCGGGTGCTGAGCGCCGGAGTCGAGGGTTCGACCGGCGGACCAGGCCGACAGCGCCCCGAAGACGCGCCCCAGGCCCTCGCCGGAGGTCGACAGCCGATAGGGCTGACCGGGACCGGCGCTCACCACGAGCCCGTCGTCAGCGAGCTGCCGCAGGGGCGGGTAGATGTTCGTCCAATACCCGTCGGGCATCACGATCCTGGCGACGGTCCGCGCACTGCTCTCCCCGCGGGACTTCAAAACCCACAGGATCGCGGCGGCATGCCGACGGGTGAACAAAGTGAGGCTGTCCTCGACGTGCTCGATCGCGGACAGGGGCTCGTCCGGCTTCTCCAGGAACTCCTCGGCCCAGGCGGCGATTACGGGCAGCACCGGCAGCAGCGCTGCGCCCCGATCGGTGAGACCGTACGTGACGTGCCGCGACGTGTGCTCCGTGCGCTCGGCGAGCCCTGCATCGCTGAGCGCCCGGAGCTTGGGGTGGAGCTGGCCGCTCAGGAGCCAGGGCATCTTGTCCGAGATCTCGGTGTAGCGGAGGGGACCGGAGCCCAGCGTCAGCAGGATCCGGACGTTCCATCGCGGGGTGATCATGCCGAGGGTTTCGGTGACGCGGGCGATGTCAGCGTCGCTACCCGCGGGCAGACCGGTGGTGGCCAAGGGAGTACTCCAGGGGTGAAGGGGCCGTGCCCGTTCGGCTCAGCGGCTCGGGGCTGTGGTCGCGGTCGCCGTCGGCGGCGCGGGAGCCACTGAGACGGCCGGGGGCTCGCAGGCGCGGACTCGTCCCAGGCTGTTCAGGACCGCTGCGGCGGTCTTGGCCTGGGCGTCCCGGGCGGCAACGGCTTCAGTGATGCGGCGAGCGCAGTCGAGAAGGTGGGACGCCTCATGGGCGCCGATGCCACGCTCGGGTTGGACCAGCTGCAGGAGCCGGTCACGGTGAAAGGTGATGGTCCGCTCGGCGAAGGCCAGGTCGTGGCGGCTACCGAGGAGGGCGGCGAGCATGCCCGGGAGCTGGGTCTGAGCGTGGGCTTCGAGTGTGGTGAGCGGGGCGC
The sequence above is a segment of the Streptomyces sp. NBC_01255 genome. Coding sequences within it:
- a CDS encoding winged helix-turn-helix transcriptional regulator, whose product is MATTGLPAGSDADIARVTETLGMITPRWNVRILLTLGSGPLRYTEISDKMPWLLSGQLHPKLRALSDAGLAERTEHTSRHVTYGLTDRGAALLPVLPVIAAWAEEFLEKPDEPLSAIEHVEDSLTLFTRRHAAAILWVLKSRGESSARTVARIVMPDGYWTNIYPPLRQLADDGLVVSAGPGQPYRLSTSGEGLGRVFGALSAWSAGRTLDSGAQHPVWGNAERASRTAPKHWTSHRPRIPQPAVPTRPARPAYGDLFSHANPARMQTALRAGGARR